One genomic region from Ralstonia pickettii DTP0602 encodes:
- a CDS encoding transcriptional regulator, with protein MSHISTGVEYGLHCLLYLTRSQAAVDEASVRDLAELQGIPNDFLAKLFTKLAKAELVVATEGIKGGFRLARAADRITVHDVVVAIDGDKPLFDCREIRGRCAVFESGPPAWATRGVCSIHAVMQSAEKAMRAELKQHTLADLAHRTMDKAPASYGPQVVQWLTDRAANRRGDKAEPAHAKTRKRA; from the coding sequence ATGTCACACATCAGCACCGGCGTTGAGTACGGTCTGCACTGCCTGCTGTACTTGACGCGTTCGCAGGCCGCAGTGGACGAAGCCAGCGTGCGTGACCTTGCTGAGCTGCAGGGCATTCCCAACGACTTCCTCGCCAAGTTGTTCACCAAGTTGGCCAAGGCGGAACTCGTCGTGGCGACTGAAGGCATCAAGGGCGGGTTCAGGCTGGCCCGCGCCGCTGACCGCATTACTGTGCACGACGTGGTGGTAGCCATCGACGGCGACAAGCCTTTGTTTGACTGCCGCGAGATCCGCGGCCGCTGCGCGGTATTCGAGAGCGGTCCGCCGGCGTGGGCGACGCGCGGCGTATGCTCAATCCACGCTGTGATGCAGTCGGCGGAAAAGGCCATGCGTGCAGAACTCAAGCAGCACACGCTGGCTGACCTGGCCCATCGCACCATGGACAAGGCACCGGCCAGCTACGGCCCGCAGGTGGTTCAATGGTTGACCGATCGCGCAGCCAACCGACGCGGCGACAAGGCCGAACCCGCGCACGCAAAAACGCGCAAGCGTGCCTGA
- a CDS encoding oxidase (K07147: yedY; sulfoxide reductase catalytic subunit YedY [EC:1.8.-.-]) produces the protein MRDKNNHADPDGASRLLSDRRRFVRNAGLLALGATPLGALAAKTADGVTLADGPRPLVRYPGKRPLVRVSTRPPHLETPFSTFNEGPITANDAFFVRYHLANIPLSVDLATFRLSVGGHVNKPLRLSLEAFKKLGEPVEVVAVNQCSGNSRGFSEPRVFGAQLANGAMGNARWTGVPLRKVLEHAGVKAGAKVVTFNGMDTPVLPSTPDFRKSLDIAHAMNGEPLLAWGMNGEDLPLLNGYPLKLVVPGYFGTYWIKHLSEIEVLDHPFEGHDAFFMTKGYRVPDNDCQCVAPGTPATKTRPISTLAVRSFITSVGPDGVLPAGRTVELKGIAFDGGSGIRTVEVSVDGGLHWQAATLGQDLGRFSFRAWQLPVKFARKGPAVLMVRATSNNGETQPAKASWNPAGYRRNVIEATPVTIA, from the coding sequence ATGCGAGACAAGAACAACCACGCCGACCCTGACGGCGCTTCCCGGCTGCTGTCCGACCGCCGCCGCTTCGTCCGCAACGCCGGCTTGCTGGCGCTGGGCGCCACGCCGCTCGGCGCGCTCGCCGCCAAGACCGCCGACGGCGTCACACTCGCCGACGGCCCGCGCCCGCTGGTGCGCTACCCCGGCAAACGCCCGCTGGTGCGCGTCAGCACCCGCCCGCCGCATCTGGAAACGCCCTTCTCCACCTTCAATGAAGGCCCGATCACCGCCAACGATGCGTTCTTCGTGCGCTACCACCTGGCCAACATCCCGCTGTCGGTAGATCTGGCCACCTTCCGCCTGAGCGTGGGAGGGCATGTCAACAAGCCGCTGCGGCTGTCGCTGGAAGCGTTCAAGAAACTTGGCGAGCCGGTCGAAGTGGTTGCAGTGAACCAGTGCTCGGGCAACAGCCGCGGCTTCTCCGAGCCACGCGTGTTCGGCGCACAGCTGGCCAATGGCGCGATGGGCAATGCGCGCTGGACCGGCGTGCCGCTGCGCAAGGTGCTGGAGCATGCCGGCGTCAAGGCCGGCGCCAAGGTAGTCACCTTCAACGGCATGGATACGCCGGTGCTGCCGAGCACGCCGGACTTCCGCAAGTCGCTCGATATCGCCCATGCGATGAACGGCGAGCCGCTGCTGGCGTGGGGCATGAACGGCGAAGACCTGCCGCTGCTCAACGGCTATCCGCTCAAGCTGGTGGTGCCGGGATACTTCGGCACCTACTGGATCAAGCACCTGTCCGAGATCGAGGTGCTGGACCACCCCTTCGAAGGCCATGACGCCTTCTTCATGACCAAGGGCTACCGCGTGCCGGACAACGACTGCCAGTGCGTGGCGCCGGGCACCCCCGCCACCAAGACGCGGCCGATTTCGACGCTGGCGGTGCGCAGCTTTATCACCAGCGTGGGCCCGGACGGCGTGCTGCCCGCGGGGCGCACCGTAGAACTGAAGGGCATCGCCTTCGACGGCGGCTCGGGCATTCGCACCGTGGAAGTCTCGGTCGACGGCGGCCTTCACTGGCAGGCTGCCACGCTCGGCCAGGACCTGGGGCGCTTCTCGTTCCGTGCGTGGCAGCTGCCGGTGAAATTCGCCCGCAAGGGCCCGGCGGTGCTGATGGTGCGCGCAACCAGCAACAACGGCGAAACCCAGCCGGCCAAGGCCAGCTGGAACCCCGCCGGCTACCGCCGCAATGTCATCGAAGCCACACCGGTCACCATCGCCTGA
- a CDS encoding maleylacetoacetate isomerase (K01801: nagL; maleylpyruvate isomerase [EC:5.2.1.4]): MELYNFFNSSAAYRVRIAMALKNIPWDHVGVNLRAGEQHRPEYGALNPNRLVPTLHDGEQAITQSLAIIDHLDRQWPEPRLIPLEGLARTRVLEMALTIACDIHPLNNMRVQKYLSGPLGIADADKSAWVAHWLTAGFSALEPWLSEEGGWCVGNAPTLADCCLVPQVANALRAGFSLDPYPRVRRVYEHCMRHEAFRVAAPSTQPDYVAH, encoded by the coding sequence ATGGAACTGTACAACTTCTTCAACAGCTCCGCGGCGTACCGGGTGCGCATCGCCATGGCGCTGAAGAACATTCCATGGGACCACGTCGGCGTGAACCTGCGCGCCGGCGAGCAGCATCGCCCGGAGTACGGCGCGCTCAATCCCAACCGGCTCGTGCCGACGTTGCACGACGGTGAGCAGGCGATCACGCAATCCCTGGCAATCATCGACCACCTGGATCGCCAGTGGCCCGAGCCGCGCCTGATCCCGCTGGAAGGGCTGGCGCGCACGCGCGTGCTGGAAATGGCGCTGACGATTGCCTGCGACATCCATCCGCTGAACAACATGCGCGTGCAGAAGTACCTGTCCGGACCACTTGGCATCGCCGATGCGGACAAGTCCGCGTGGGTCGCGCACTGGCTCACGGCTGGCTTCAGCGCGCTCGAGCCGTGGTTGTCCGAGGAAGGCGGCTGGTGTGTCGGCAATGCGCCCACGTTGGCTGACTGCTGCCTGGTGCCGCAGGTCGCCAATGCGTTGCGTGCGGGATTCAGCCTGGATCCGTACCCGCGCGTGCGCCGCGTCTACGAGCACTGCATGCGCCACGAAGCGTTCCGGGTGGCTGCGCCGAGCACGCAACCCGACTACGTCGCCCATTGA
- a CDS encoding ArsR family transcriptional regulator, translated as MANHYAELATVPELSDVFYALADPTRRAIVTVLGRGPETVSALAAPFAMALPSFMKHLQVLERSGLIRSRKTGRVRTCELVPQPLTDAQQWLADQRALWEARTDRMAAFVEALHQEELSDAEPGSKPKRRQP; from the coding sequence ATGGCTAACCATTACGCCGAGCTTGCCACCGTTCCCGAGCTGTCCGACGTGTTCTACGCGCTGGCGGATCCCACCCGCCGCGCCATCGTCACCGTGCTCGGGCGCGGGCCGGAAACGGTCTCGGCGCTGGCGGCCCCGTTCGCGATGGCGCTGCCCTCGTTCATGAAGCACCTGCAGGTGCTGGAGCGCAGCGGGCTGATCCGCTCGCGCAAGACGGGGCGCGTGCGCACCTGCGAGCTGGTACCGCAGCCGCTCACCGACGCGCAGCAATGGCTGGCCGATCAACGCGCGCTATGGGAAGCCAGGACGGATCGCATGGCCGCCTTTGTCGAAGCGCTCCACCAGGAGGAACTGTCTGATGCCGAACCCGGAAGCAAACCAAAACGCCGCCAGCCCTGA
- a CDS encoding activator of HSP90 ATPase, whose translation MPNPEANQNAASPESQDLVISRLIKAPRAKVWRAWSDPQLLKEWWCPKPWTTEVRAFDMRPGGAFHTFMKGPDGGTSDNPGCFLEIVPMEKIVSTSALVAGYRPATPWLSMTAVISMADEGDGTRYIARVMHPDEATRKQHEELGFYEGWNTCITQLEEFASQL comes from the coding sequence ATGCCGAACCCGGAAGCAAACCAAAACGCCGCCAGCCCTGAGAGCCAGGACCTGGTGATTTCGCGCCTGATCAAGGCCCCGCGCGCCAAGGTCTGGCGCGCCTGGAGCGATCCGCAGCTGCTCAAGGAATGGTGGTGCCCCAAACCCTGGACCACCGAGGTGCGTGCCTTCGACATGCGGCCCGGCGGCGCATTCCATACCTTCATGAAAGGCCCCGACGGCGGCACCAGCGACAACCCGGGCTGCTTCCTGGAAATCGTACCGATGGAGAAGATCGTCTCCACGTCGGCGCTGGTGGCGGGCTATCGGCCGGCTACGCCGTGGCTGTCGATGACCGCAGTCATCTCCATGGCTGACGAAGGTGACGGCACGCGCTACATCGCCCGCGTCATGCATCCGGACGAGGCCACGCGCAAGCAGCATGAGGAGCTGGGTTTCTACGAGGGCTGGAATACCTGCATTACGCAGCTGGAGGAGTTTGCGTCGCAGCTGTAG
- a CDS encoding nucleobase:cation symporter, translated as MSHAAPAPVDELLPWRRLFVFGLQHVLVMAASPIASVFLMSKALNFPPALAVQLLSATFVICGLGTLLQSLGKRGIGARLPFVMLPGGAPIVLFILIAQQTDVQTAAGAVILTGVFYFCVLPVFRRCLRYFPPVVVGTMLLLVAINLAQVSGRLVAGHPAAGATVDPVNLLLAFATIACTVAASRLLTGMLAQLAILLGLLGGALVAALVGAFHVGHVSMTPVLALPTPFPFGMPHFDVVAAIPLMVFAVISMVEATGQTLAISDAVGRPVDQQRDVPRTIRADALTSLLGGMFGTSLIITSGENIGIVRATGVRSRFVTAVSGAILVVFGLLVPVSSLISAIPEAVVGGTGLVVFCIVGTMGIDMLRKVDLRHHANMYVVAVAVAVGLLPILVPGIYGGLPANLRILVGNGVAMGAITAALLNFLFFHTGLRAAAPAAAVGDDAAATH; from the coding sequence ATGTCCCACGCCGCCCCCGCGCCGGTGGATGAACTGCTGCCATGGCGGCGCCTGTTCGTCTTCGGCCTTCAACATGTCCTGGTCATGGCCGCGTCGCCGATCGCGTCCGTGTTCCTGATGAGCAAGGCGCTCAACTTTCCGCCGGCGCTGGCGGTGCAGTTGCTCAGCGCCACCTTTGTGATCTGCGGCCTCGGCACGCTGCTGCAGTCGCTGGGCAAGCGCGGCATCGGCGCAAGGCTGCCGTTCGTGATGCTGCCCGGCGGCGCGCCGATCGTGCTGTTCATCCTGATCGCGCAGCAGACCGACGTGCAGACCGCGGCCGGCGCGGTGATCCTGACCGGCGTCTTCTACTTCTGCGTGTTGCCGGTGTTCCGGCGCTGCTTGCGCTATTTCCCGCCGGTGGTGGTGGGGACGATGCTGCTGCTGGTGGCGATCAACCTGGCGCAGGTGTCGGGCCGGCTGGTTGCGGGGCACCCTGCCGCCGGCGCCACGGTCGATCCGGTCAACCTGTTGCTGGCCTTTGCCACCATCGCCTGCACGGTGGCCGCATCGCGGCTGCTGACCGGCATGCTGGCGCAACTGGCGATCCTGCTCGGCTTGCTGGGCGGGGCATTGGTAGCCGCGTTGGTCGGCGCGTTCCACGTCGGCCATGTGTCGATGACGCCGGTGCTGGCGCTGCCCACGCCGTTCCCGTTCGGCATGCCGCACTTCGATGTGGTGGCTGCGATCCCGCTGATGGTGTTTGCCGTGATCTCGATGGTGGAGGCCACCGGGCAGACGCTGGCAATCAGCGATGCAGTGGGCCGGCCGGTGGACCAGCAGCGCGACGTGCCGCGCACCATCCGCGCCGATGCGCTGACCTCGCTGCTGGGCGGCATGTTTGGCACCTCGCTGATCATCACCAGCGGCGAGAACATTGGCATCGTGCGGGCCACCGGCGTGCGCTCGCGCTTTGTCACCGCGGTGTCGGGCGCGATCCTGGTGGTCTTTGGCCTGCTGGTGCCGGTGTCGTCGCTGATCAGCGCGATCCCCGAGGCGGTGGTCGGCGGCACCGGGCTGGTGGTGTTCTGCATCGTCGGCACCATGGGCATCGACATGCTGCGCAAGGTCGACCTGCGCCACCACGCCAACATGTACGTCGTGGCCGTGGCGGTGGCCGTGGGCCTGCTGCCGATCCTGGTGCCGGGCATCTACGGCGGGTTGCCGGCAAACCTGCGCATCCTGGTGGGCAACGGCGTGGCGATGGGGGCCATTACCGCGGCCCTGCTCAACTTCCTGTTCTTCCACACGGGACTGCGTGCCGCGGCACCGGCCGCGGCGGTCGGCGACGATGCCGCCGCCACGCACTGA
- a CDS encoding hypothetical protein (K08967: mtnD, mtnZ, ADI1; 1,2-dihydroxy-3-keto-5-methylthiopentene dioxygenase [EC:1.13.11.53 1.13.11.54]): protein MTDSPTPDLLARRESFYNELEPHAMAALWTRLRKLIPAEPTPAGVAHRWAYETARPYLMESATLISAEEAERRVLLMENPGLPGTSRITNTMYAGLQLILPGEVAPAHRHTQSAFRFIVEGSRAFTAVDGEKSYMEPGDLVITPAWTWHHHGHEGDAPMVWLDGLDIPIVSFFNGGFREEFDAEEAPITRPAGDALARYGTGLMPVGYTASTLNSPVFNYPYARTREALFALTRAGDPDANAGHLMRYTNPVDGGWAMPTLATMIRLLPTGFSTTPYRSTDSTVFVCVEGGGHITVGDKRLELAPHDIVVVPGWSRYTLHANNDLVLFSYSDRVAQEKLGLFREQRS from the coding sequence ATGACCGACTCTCCCACCCCCGATCTGCTCGCGCGCCGCGAGTCGTTCTACAACGAGCTGGAACCGCACGCGATGGCCGCACTCTGGACGCGGTTGCGCAAACTGATCCCCGCCGAACCAACACCGGCCGGTGTGGCTCATCGCTGGGCCTACGAGACGGCCAGGCCATATCTGATGGAATCCGCCACGCTGATCTCGGCCGAAGAAGCCGAGCGTCGCGTGCTGTTGATGGAGAACCCCGGACTGCCGGGCACTTCGCGCATCACCAACACGATGTATGCGGGGCTGCAACTGATCCTGCCGGGCGAGGTCGCGCCGGCGCACCGCCATACGCAATCGGCGTTTCGCTTCATCGTCGAGGGCTCGCGCGCGTTCACGGCTGTCGATGGCGAGAAGTCGTATATGGAGCCGGGCGATCTTGTCATTACGCCAGCCTGGACCTGGCACCACCATGGCCACGAAGGCGACGCGCCGATGGTCTGGCTCGACGGGCTGGACATTCCCATCGTGTCATTCTTCAATGGTGGCTTCCGCGAGGAATTCGACGCCGAGGAGGCGCCGATCACGCGTCCCGCCGGCGATGCGCTGGCACGCTACGGAACGGGGCTGATGCCGGTGGGCTATACGGCGTCGACGCTCAACTCTCCGGTGTTCAACTACCCCTACGCACGCACCCGCGAGGCGTTGTTCGCCCTGACCCGCGCGGGTGATCCGGACGCGAATGCAGGGCATCTGATGCGCTATACGAATCCGGTCGACGGCGGCTGGGCGATGCCGACCCTCGCCACGATGATCCGGCTGTTGCCCACGGGTTTCTCGACCACACCATACCGATCGACCGACAGCACGGTATTCGTCTGCGTGGAAGGCGGCGGCCACATCACGGTCGGTGACAAGCGGCTCGAACTTGCGCCGCACGATATCGTGGTGGTGCCGGGCTGGAGCCGCTATACGCTCCATGCGAACAACGACCTCGTGCTGTTCTCCTATTCGGATCGCGTCGCGCAGGAGAAGCTCGGCCTGTTCCGCGAGCAGCGTTCTTGA
- a CDS encoding cytochrome C, which produces MKATIAPALLALALLGAGHACAAPQDIKLPAENVRLKPAKLPGYGVAMQKCAICHSADYVSYQPPGLSLAQWTAEMKKMQQAYGAPIDDAEVEQLGAYLAVAYGSAKAKDPEIVAIAQKAAKPAAPASAPAAASAAAVDVQGLLAKNACLSCHSVTQKVVGPAYHEVAVRYKQDAQAQAKLEASIRGGSSGKWGAVPMPPFASLKPDKVRALAAYVRQQ; this is translated from the coding sequence ATGAAAGCAACCATCGCCCCCGCGCTGCTGGCGCTCGCGCTGCTCGGCGCCGGCCACGCCTGCGCGGCACCGCAGGACATCAAGCTGCCAGCGGAGAACGTCAGGCTCAAACCCGCCAAGCTTCCGGGCTACGGCGTCGCCATGCAGAAATGCGCGATCTGCCATTCGGCCGACTACGTCTCCTACCAGCCGCCCGGCTTGAGCCTGGCGCAGTGGACCGCCGAGATGAAGAAGATGCAGCAGGCGTACGGCGCACCGATCGACGATGCCGAGGTCGAGCAGCTCGGCGCCTACCTGGCCGTGGCGTATGGCTCGGCCAAGGCGAAGGATCCGGAGATCGTGGCGATCGCACAGAAGGCCGCCAAGCCGGCCGCGCCGGCTTCCGCGCCGGCGGCCGCCTCGGCCGCCGCGGTCGACGTGCAAGGCCTGCTCGCCAAGAATGCCTGCCTCAGCTGCCACAGCGTGACGCAGAAGGTCGTGGGCCCGGCGTACCACGAGGTTGCCGTGCGCTACAAGCAAGACGCACAGGCCCAGGCAAAGCTGGAAGCCAGCATTCGCGGCGGCAGCAGCGGCAAATGGGGTGCGGTACCGATGCCGCCGTTTGCCAGCCTGAAACCGGACAAAGTGCGCGCGCTGGCAGCATACGTTCGCCAGCAATAG
- a CDS encoding universal stress protein UspA, which translates to MAYDSILVHLDGNRQAMQRLHVAGRIAAASQCALIGLLAGRVPDPTWFYRMNNAQRCLAEDQERRRLQRENMRCAFEAATADLPLACEWRTVDRDPVVLALREAREAGLIVSGQYDADNAEGPVARQLLEALVLETGRPTLVVPCAGEFASVGTRVLVAWNGSREAARALHDALPLLAGARARVLSAQTVAREPRPDATPVSHAVRVLERQGAAVEVEHGPGGADLAIGELILSRAADFGADLIVMGAYGHGRLRELVLGGVTRVVLQSMTVPVLFSH; encoded by the coding sequence ATGGCGTACGACAGCATCCTGGTCCATCTCGACGGGAACAGGCAGGCCATGCAGCGCCTGCACGTGGCCGGGCGTATCGCCGCCGCCAGCCAGTGCGCGCTGATCGGCCTGCTCGCCGGGCGCGTGCCCGACCCCACCTGGTTCTACCGCATGAACAATGCCCAGCGCTGCCTGGCCGAAGACCAGGAGCGCCGCCGGCTGCAGCGCGAGAACATGCGCTGCGCGTTCGAGGCCGCCACCGCGGATCTGCCGCTCGCATGCGAGTGGCGCACGGTCGACCGCGACCCGGTCGTGCTGGCGCTGCGCGAAGCGCGCGAGGCCGGCCTGATCGTGTCCGGCCAGTACGATGCCGACAACGCCGAAGGCCCGGTCGCGCGGCAGTTGCTGGAGGCGCTTGTGCTCGAAACCGGCCGGCCCACGCTGGTGGTGCCGTGCGCCGGTGAGTTCGCCAGCGTCGGCACGCGCGTGCTGGTGGCATGGAACGGCAGCCGCGAGGCCGCGCGCGCGCTGCATGACGCGCTGCCGCTGCTGGCCGGCGCGCGGGCGCGCGTGCTGAGCGCCCAAACCGTGGCCAGGGAGCCGCGCCCCGATGCCACGCCGGTCAGCCACGCGGTGCGCGTGCTGGAACGGCAGGGCGCGGCGGTGGAGGTGGAGCACGGCCCCGGCGGCGCCGATCTGGCCATCGGCGAGCTGATCCTGTCGCGCGCGGCGGACTTCGGTGCCGACCTGATCGTGATGGGCGCCTACGGGCACGGCCGGCTGCGCGAGCTGGTGCTCGGCGGCGTGACCAGGGTGGTATTGCAGTCGATGACGGTGCCGGTGCTGTTCTCGCACTGA
- a CDS encoding fumarate hydratase (catalyzes the formation of fumarate from malate~K01676: E4.2.1.2A, fumA, fumB; fumarate hydratase, class I [EC:4.2.1.2]), with translation MTVMTTVVSPTVISHDDLVDSVAAALQFISHYHPADYIGHLAQAYAREASGAAKQAIAQILINSRMCAEGRRPICQDTGIVNVFVKVGIDVRLAGFPASIVEAVNDGVRRAYLDPDNTLRASIVEDPLFARRNTGDNTPAVVHVEVVPGNTVTVDVMAKGGGSENKSKFAVLMPSDSVADWVVDMVPTMGAGWCPPGMLGIGVGGTAEKAMLLAKQSLTEPLDMLALKARGPANAVEALRIDIHDRINALGIGAQGLGGLTTVLDVKIATYPTHAASMPVAIVPNCAATRHARFVLDGTGPALLTPPSPDLWPDLPLPDGSTSRRVDLNTLTREETATWRAGETLLLSGRMLTGRDAAHKRIDDMLARGEPLPVDFRNRMIYYVGPVDPVRDEVVGPCGPTTSTRMDKFTGRMLGATGVLGMIGKAERGPAAVRAIAENGCVYLAATGGAAYLISKAVRSSRVLAFADLGMEAIYEFEVEDFPVVVAVDAKGGNVHEHGPKAWRIAAA, from the coding sequence GTGACCGTCATGACCACCGTCGTCTCGCCCACCGTCATCTCGCATGATGACCTCGTCGACAGCGTTGCCGCGGCACTTCAGTTCATCAGTCACTATCATCCGGCCGACTATATCGGGCACCTCGCGCAAGCCTACGCGCGCGAGGCCAGCGGCGCGGCGAAGCAGGCCATCGCGCAGATCCTGATCAACTCCAGGATGTGCGCGGAAGGCCGGCGTCCGATCTGCCAGGACACGGGCATCGTCAACGTGTTCGTGAAGGTCGGCATCGACGTGCGGCTGGCCGGCTTTCCCGCGTCGATCGTCGAAGCGGTCAACGACGGCGTACGCCGCGCCTATCTCGATCCGGACAATACGCTGCGCGCGAGCATCGTCGAGGACCCGCTGTTCGCGCGCCGCAATACCGGTGACAACACGCCCGCGGTGGTCCATGTCGAAGTCGTGCCCGGCAACACGGTGACGGTCGATGTCATGGCCAAGGGCGGCGGCAGCGAGAACAAGAGCAAGTTCGCCGTGCTGATGCCGAGCGACTCGGTGGCGGACTGGGTAGTCGACATGGTGCCGACGATGGGGGCCGGCTGGTGTCCGCCGGGGATGCTCGGCATCGGCGTTGGCGGTACGGCAGAGAAGGCGATGTTGCTGGCCAAGCAGAGCCTGACCGAGCCGCTGGACATGCTCGCGCTGAAGGCGCGCGGGCCGGCCAACGCCGTGGAGGCGCTGCGGATCGACATCCATGACCGCATCAATGCGCTAGGCATCGGCGCGCAGGGGCTGGGGGGACTGACTACGGTGCTCGACGTCAAGATCGCCACCTATCCGACGCATGCGGCCAGCATGCCCGTGGCGATCGTGCCGAATTGCGCGGCCACGCGGCATGCGCGCTTCGTGCTCGACGGCACCGGCCCGGCACTGTTGACGCCGCCATCGCCCGATCTCTGGCCCGATCTGCCCCTGCCGGACGGCAGCACGAGCCGCCGCGTCGATCTGAATACGCTGACGCGAGAGGAGACGGCTACGTGGCGCGCCGGCGAAACGCTGTTGCTGTCGGGCCGGATGCTGACCGGGCGCGATGCGGCGCACAAGCGCATCGACGACATGCTCGCGCGTGGCGAGCCGCTGCCTGTCGATTTCCGCAATCGCATGATCTATTACGTCGGCCCGGTTGATCCCGTGCGTGATGAAGTCGTCGGCCCTTGCGGGCCTACCACCTCGACGCGCATGGACAAGTTCACGGGGCGCATGCTCGGGGCGACCGGTGTGCTAGGCATGATCGGCAAGGCAGAGCGGGGACCAGCCGCGGTGCGAGCGATCGCCGAGAACGGCTGCGTCTATCTGGCTGCGACCGGTGGCGCTGCCTACCTGATCTCGAAGGCCGTCCGTTCGTCACGTGTGCTGGCGTTTGCCGATCTCGGCATGGAGGCCATCTACGAGTTCGAGGTGGAAGACTTTCCGGTGGTCGTCGCCGTGGATGCCAAGGGCGGCAATGTCCATGAGCACGGCCCCAAGGCGTGGCGTATCGCAGCGGCCTGA
- a CDS encoding 5-carboxymethyl-2-hydroxymuconate isomerase (K01557: FAHD1; acylpyruvate hydrolase [EC:3.7.1.5]), protein MTFVIPPVPAVTIPVAGGNGQFPVRRIYCVGRNYAAHVREMGMDPAREAPFFFSKPTDAIVVACPESHAQIAYPPATEQFHFEIELVVAIGAAGRNIPVEQANSHIWGYAVGIDMTRRDLQIAARDKGRPWELGKSFDQSAPISALHPAAEVGHPVAGAIWLQVNGNDRQRSDLNKLIWSVPEIVANLSKFFELQPGDLIFTGTPEGIGPVRSGEVMRGGIAGLTDLEVRVA, encoded by the coding sequence ATGACGTTCGTAATTCCTCCCGTTCCCGCTGTGACGATTCCCGTTGCCGGCGGCAACGGACAGTTCCCTGTGCGCCGGATCTACTGCGTGGGCCGCAACTACGCGGCGCATGTACGCGAGATGGGCATGGACCCGGCCCGGGAGGCACCGTTCTTCTTCAGCAAGCCAACCGACGCAATCGTCGTCGCGTGTCCCGAGAGCCATGCGCAGATTGCCTATCCGCCCGCCACCGAGCAGTTTCACTTTGAGATCGAACTGGTGGTGGCGATCGGTGCTGCGGGCCGCAACATCCCGGTCGAGCAGGCCAATTCCCATATCTGGGGGTACGCGGTCGGTATCGACATGACGCGCCGTGACCTGCAGATCGCCGCGCGCGACAAGGGGCGGCCATGGGAACTCGGCAAGAGCTTTGACCAGTCGGCGCCGATCTCGGCGCTGCATCCGGCCGCCGAGGTCGGGCATCCGGTCGCTGGCGCGATCTGGCTGCAGGTCAACGGCAACGATCGCCAGCGCAGCGATCTCAACAAGCTGATCTGGTCCGTGCCCGAGATCGTCGCCAATCTGTCGAAGTTCTTCGAGCTGCAGCCCGGCGACCTGATCTTCACCGGCACCCCCGAGGGCATCGGCCCGGTGCGGAGCGGCGAGGTGATGCGCGGTGGCATCGCCGGCCTAACCGACCTCGAAGTGCGCGTGGCCTGA